A portion of the Adhaeribacter radiodurans genome contains these proteins:
- a CDS encoding STAS domain-containing protein, translated as MAMKITHEIKDQTFTIHLNGELDASSSVLLDEELSKPEIMLFKKILVDCDRLNYISSAGLGVFISHLQRFEDAQIKLIFFNMQDKVKNVFEILGLDLLMTIVSSYDEAMTIANE; from the coding sequence ATGGCGATGAAAATAACACACGAAATCAAAGACCAGACGTTTACCATTCACTTAAATGGTGAGCTAGACGCCAGCTCCTCTGTTTTGCTGGATGAAGAATTATCTAAACCAGAAATTATGCTGTTTAAAAAAATTCTGGTGGATTGTGATCGGCTTAACTATATCTCATCAGCAGGCTTAGGTGTGTTTATTTCGCACCTGCAACGTTTCGAAGATGCACAGATTAAACTTATCTTTTTTAACATGCAGGATAAGGTTAAAAACGTTTTCGAAATTCTGGGGTTAGACTTGCTGATGACGATAGTCTCCTCTTACGATGAAGCTATGACGATTGCTAATGAATAA
- a CDS encoding endonuclease III domain-containing protein, with amino-acid sequence MIAENEQLSPTEKTWHTHEALNQLYGVLDLRKPRREPIHELISTMLSHRTTHANEEKAYYRMRELFPTWPEVITAPVDELTKALETAQYPGPKAINIQKALGLIQEKAPDFSLHFLEEMPVDEAMDWLMALPGVGLKTATLLLLFNFHKPVLPVDTHVFRVSQRIGLIGAKVTAEKAHTILLDMLPKDAPILFNFHKHLYWHGQRICTWKGPKCQECPVCTICNYCQEVRQKGVDKGKQVV; translated from the coding sequence ATGATTGCAGAAAATGAGCAGTTAAGCCCGACGGAGAAAACCTGGCACACCCACGAAGCACTAAATCAACTCTACGGGGTACTAGATTTACGCAAACCGCGCCGCGAACCCATTCACGAACTCATATCTACCATGCTTTCGCACCGTACCACCCACGCCAACGAAGAAAAGGCTTACTACCGCATGCGCGAATTATTTCCTACTTGGCCCGAGGTAATTACTGCTCCCGTAGATGAACTTACTAAAGCGTTGGAAACAGCTCAGTACCCCGGACCAAAAGCAATTAATATTCAAAAAGCCTTAGGACTGATTCAGGAAAAAGCGCCGGATTTTTCACTACACTTTCTGGAAGAAATGCCCGTGGACGAGGCAATGGATTGGCTCATGGCTTTACCGGGAGTAGGCTTAAAAACGGCCACCTTGCTTTTGCTGTTTAATTTTCATAAACCAGTATTACCCGTAGATACGCACGTGTTCCGGGTAAGTCAGCGAATAGGTTTAATTGGCGCCAAAGTTACCGCCGAAAAAGCACATACTATTTTGTTAGACATGTTGCCCAAAGATGCTCCTATATTATTTAATTTTCATAAGCATTTATACTGGCACGGACAACGCATTTGCACCTGGAAAGGACCAAAATGCCAGGAGTGCCCTGTGTGTACTATCTGCAATTATTGCCAGGAAGTAAGGCAAAAAGGAGTAGACAAAGGAAAACAAGTAGTCTAG
- a CDS encoding MBL fold metallo-hydrolase — MKIKFLGTGGAFEPTYGNSAAILEINQQNILIDAGFTIYPKLVQLDFWKIDYILLTHLHNDHCGSLANILLHSCFYANGRKLVILYQTETFRDQIKSFLNIQLKDVEKYAEFKPTTEIPGLFYLDTFNRHSEGFQTFSFIFEEAGERLVYSGDLRDCNFLFNHLSTLPSLPTQVYHDISFDSTNKGHAFYTDLIPYQAQFNILGYHCDPTQKPADNTIPLVYDQPDLRY, encoded by the coding sequence ATGAAAATAAAATTCCTGGGCACCGGCGGCGCATTTGAACCCACTTATGGCAATTCAGCCGCTATTTTAGAGATTAATCAACAAAATATATTGATTGATGCCGGCTTTACTATTTACCCTAAATTAGTACAGCTGGACTTCTGGAAAATAGATTACATTTTACTCACGCATTTGCACAACGACCATTGCGGTAGCCTGGCTAATATTTTGCTGCATTCTTGTTTTTACGCCAATGGCCGCAAGCTGGTAATTTTGTACCAGACCGAAACTTTCCGGGACCAAATCAAAAGCTTTTTGAATATTCAGTTGAAAGACGTTGAAAAATACGCCGAATTTAAACCTACCACCGAAATTCCGGGATTATTTTACCTCGATACATTTAACCGCCATTCCGAAGGCTTTCAAACGTTCAGTTTTATTTTTGAAGAAGCAGGTGAGCGCCTGGTGTATTCCGGGGATTTACGCGATTGTAATTTTTTATTTAATCATTTAAGCACGTTACCTTCTCTACCTACCCAGGTTTACCACGACATTTCTTTTGATTCAACCAACAAAGGCCACGCCTTTTACACCGATTTAATACCTTATCAGGCTCAGTTTAATATTTTAGGTTATCATTGCGACCCAACTCAAAAACCGGCCGATAACACCATTCCTTTGGTTTATGACCAACCTGATTTACGTTATTAA
- a CDS encoding peptidylprolyl isomerase: protein MHRSLFLVGGTLLLLTGCNASKTPENKEPVLFTVAGKPVTTTEFNYVYNKNNSQPDNAAAKGSVQEYLELYTNFKLKVTEAEKRGLDTTTAFRKELEGYKEQLAQPYLTEKNVTDQLVKEAYDRMKQEVNASHILVNVAPDADPKDTLAAYNKTLELRRRIEAGEDFNTLARSQSDDPSAKENSGNLGYFTALQMLYPFEKAAYNTLKGQLSMPVRTRFGYHLIKVNDVRPAQGEIKVAHIMVRATPGIPKADSVVAKKKIDAIYNRLTRKENWDKITAQFSEDASSSTNGGELPWFGTGRMLPSFEEAAFKLTTVGDISKPVQTPYGWHIIKLIERRSLPAFEEMESYLRSKVAKDSRSELNKTAFLKRIKQENNFQEVKAAKDFALSKATDALTGGTWQYTASDKEAKEVNQSLFTLQDRQYTVKDFFTYAQKNQKPIANASPGHAMNVLYDNYVTTSLLNYEREHLESKYVDYKMLVNEYRDGILLFQLMDEKVWSKAIQDTVGLQAFFEQNKENYKWDTRADAIVISAANKDILAQAQQMLTTGKYELVKSRPEPILFGAGKDTFTPETKEQLTALSDRLLGDPLLSVTLTGNADSKESSGKNANLANRRAQQVAAFLKEKGVPVNRITATTNKPKTVSAANRNVSFTLFTSDLKGIEETLNAANPLAVQVQNKRFQKGENKILDEITWKEGTYNLEKDGRAVFIKINQILPPGYKSLNEVRGIATSDYQAYLEKEWLKELRQKYPVQVNQAEVQKLTQK, encoded by the coding sequence ATGCACAGAAGCCTTTTCCTTGTTGGTGGTACGCTTTTATTACTTACCGGATGTAATGCCTCTAAAACCCCGGAAAACAAAGAACCGGTACTTTTTACTGTAGCTGGTAAACCGGTAACTACCACCGAGTTTAACTACGTTTACAATAAAAACAACAGTCAGCCAGATAATGCCGCCGCAAAAGGCAGCGTTCAGGAATATCTGGAACTGTATACTAATTTTAAATTAAAAGTTACCGAGGCAGAAAAACGAGGCTTAGATACTACTACTGCTTTCCGGAAAGAACTAGAAGGCTACAAAGAACAACTCGCCCAGCCTTATCTTACCGAAAAAAATGTAACCGACCAATTGGTAAAGGAAGCATACGACCGGATGAAGCAAGAAGTAAATGCTTCGCATATTCTGGTGAACGTAGCGCCAGATGCCGATCCTAAAGACACCTTGGCGGCTTATAATAAAACATTGGAACTCCGCCGCCGCATTGAGGCCGGCGAAGATTTTAATACTTTGGCCCGCTCACAATCCGATGATCCCTCTGCTAAAGAAAACAGCGGAAATCTGGGTTATTTTACAGCCTTGCAAATGTTGTATCCGTTTGAAAAAGCTGCCTACAATACATTGAAAGGACAACTTTCCATGCCTGTCCGGACCCGGTTTGGGTATCACTTAATAAAAGTAAATGATGTTCGTCCGGCTCAAGGAGAAATAAAAGTAGCCCATATTATGGTTCGCGCTACTCCCGGTATTCCCAAAGCGGACTCCGTGGTAGCTAAGAAAAAAATTGATGCTATTTATAACCGCCTCACCCGAAAAGAAAACTGGGATAAAATAACGGCTCAATTCTCCGAAGATGCAAGTTCGTCCACGAATGGTGGTGAACTACCTTGGTTTGGTACCGGCCGTATGCTACCTTCTTTTGAAGAGGCAGCGTTTAAACTAACTACCGTGGGTGATATTTCTAAACCCGTACAAACCCCTTATGGCTGGCATATTATTAAATTAATAGAGCGCCGCAGCTTGCCCGCCTTTGAAGAAATGGAATCGTACCTGCGCAGCAAAGTAGCTAAGGATTCCCGTTCCGAATTAAATAAAACTGCTTTTCTGAAACGCATAAAACAAGAAAACAATTTTCAGGAGGTAAAAGCAGCCAAAGATTTTGCTCTTAGTAAAGCTACCGATGCTTTAACCGGTGGCACCTGGCAATATACCGCTTCGGATAAAGAAGCAAAAGAAGTTAATCAGTCGCTTTTCACTTTGCAAGATCGGCAATACACCGTAAAAGACTTTTTTACTTACGCCCAGAAAAATCAGAAACCTATTGCCAATGCCTCTCCCGGGCACGCGATGAACGTACTCTATGATAATTATGTAACAACCAGTCTCCTAAACTACGAACGGGAGCACCTGGAATCGAAATACGTGGACTACAAAATGCTGGTAAATGAGTACCGCGATGGAATTTTACTTTTTCAGCTCATGGACGAAAAAGTGTGGTCTAAAGCCATTCAGGATACGGTGGGGCTACAAGCCTTTTTTGAGCAAAATAAGGAAAACTATAAGTGGGATACCCGGGCCGATGCCATTGTGATAAGTGCGGCCAATAAGGATATTTTAGCGCAAGCGCAGCAAATGCTCACTACAGGTAAATACGAATTAGTAAAATCGCGTCCGGAACCAATCTTGTTTGGAGCAGGAAAAGACACCTTTACTCCAGAAACCAAAGAGCAACTAACGGCTCTTTCTGACCGTTTATTAGGTGATCCTTTGCTCAGTGTTACTCTCACCGGAAACGCCGATTCAAAAGAAAGCAGTGGCAAAAACGCGAATTTGGCTAATCGGCGCGCCCAGCAGGTAGCAGCTTTTCTTAAAGAAAAAGGAGTACCTGTTAATCGGATTACCGCTACCACTAATAAGCCTAAAACGGTAAGTGCTGCTAACCGGAATGTATCCTTTACCTTATTTACCAGTGACTTAAAAGGCATTGAAGAAACGCTGAATGCAGCAAACCCGTTAGCCGTTCAGGTTCAGAATAAACGCTTCCAAAAAGGAGAAAACAAAATTTTAGATGAAATCACCTGGAAGGAAGGTACTTACAACCTGGAGAAAGATGGCCGGGCTGTGTTTATTAAAATAAATCAAATATTACCACCTGGTTATAAAAGCCTGAACGAGGTGCGCGGAATTGCTACTTCTGACTACCAGGCTTACCTGGAAAAAGAATGGTTAAAAGAGTTGCGCCAAAAGTATCCGGTACAGGTTAATCAGGCTGAAGTACAGAAGCTTACTCAAAAATAA
- a CDS encoding GAF domain-containing SpoIIE family protein phosphatase — protein sequence MPYSINYKRLYTVTALVSWFLLLINALFANHGSYPEVFAANAPLLGRIFKVSFIAFSFLTQRVSVDTYRGTDFIGYLWRLFLRAGTTAYVSALLYFGYFHYASRTSGDHSILLGTIYYINFAFLIYFLGKAFYIWRNMILFQKTRALQYEWQWFEIVIYATLLSNFFQLNLQSFVPLVGLFLLYTLFLCIHLRWVAYLTATKKWRSIFLLIGIVLSLVIFYNIFTYFSPEQQLTGNLFEDPFLVLTCTFVGMYTVASLLVAIFNLPTSSVFEQKREDLLNLQRLSQSIQQGEDEPQVYKLMFGSAIKASNADAAWLEVQDDTGTLSLIEAENIDLEEVKQIRQILDQYQVSTVEYVNNNLDQNTSFKSLNLPWRSLNVIPLRSQKRAYATLYLLKDVEQGFDRETLSVIRTFTSQTILTIENLRLVAESLQNERYKEELKIASSVQESLIPKTFPSDSWFEISCFSQAAKEVGGDFYDFLQVSESRIAIIIGDVSGKGITAAFHMAQMKGIFHGLMQDDLQPVEFMQKANNALTHCLERTSFITAALYIIDYKLKGFFFARAGHCHTLYYNSMTEETFYFNTEGLGLGIIRDKSYGKRIHNMHYDYNPGDVMIIYTDGIVEARSSSQDEYGEDRLREMLSTTYHLEADDIKAAIINDLNNFSGEYIHDDQTLIVIKFRNDQPNLIL from the coding sequence ATGCCTTATTCCATTAATTACAAAAGGTTATATACTGTAACCGCCCTAGTTAGCTGGTTTTTGTTGCTTATTAATGCTTTGTTTGCTAATCATGGTTCCTATCCGGAAGTTTTTGCGGCGAATGCTCCTTTACTAGGCCGAATTTTTAAAGTTAGCTTTATTGCGTTTTCTTTCTTAACCCAGCGAGTATCCGTAGATACCTATCGAGGCACCGATTTTATTGGATATTTATGGAGACTGTTTCTGCGGGCGGGAACCACGGCCTACGTTAGTGCGCTTCTTTATTTTGGCTACTTCCACTATGCAAGCCGTACTTCCGGCGATCATTCTATTTTGCTGGGCACCATTTATTATATAAATTTTGCTTTTCTTATTTACTTTTTAGGTAAAGCCTTTTACATCTGGCGCAACATGATTTTGTTCCAGAAAACCCGGGCTTTGCAATACGAGTGGCAATGGTTTGAAATCGTAATTTATGCTACTCTGCTTAGCAATTTTTTCCAGTTAAACTTACAAAGTTTTGTACCGCTCGTCGGGCTATTTTTACTATACACTCTTTTCCTGTGTATTCATTTACGGTGGGTAGCTTATTTAACGGCTACAAAAAAATGGCGATCTATTTTTTTGCTAATTGGCATTGTTCTAAGTTTAGTTATTTTCTATAATATTTTTACTTACTTTTCGCCTGAGCAGCAGTTAACGGGCAATCTTTTTGAAGACCCTTTTTTGGTGCTTACCTGCACCTTTGTGGGGATGTACACCGTGGCTTCGCTGTTAGTAGCTATTTTTAATTTACCCACTTCTTCGGTATTCGAACAAAAGCGCGAAGATTTACTTAATTTACAGCGTTTAAGCCAGTCCATTCAGCAGGGCGAAGATGAGCCGCAGGTATACAAACTAATGTTCGGTAGTGCCATTAAAGCTTCTAACGCGGATGCTGCCTGGTTGGAGGTGCAAGATGATACGGGTACCCTGTCCCTGATTGAAGCTGAAAATATTGATCTGGAAGAAGTAAAGCAAATCCGGCAAATTCTGGATCAATACCAGGTGTCTACGGTAGAGTATGTAAACAATAATCTTGATCAAAATACGAGCTTTAAGTCTCTTAATCTTCCTTGGCGTTCGCTGAATGTGATACCCCTACGCTCGCAGAAACGCGCTTATGCTACTTTGTATTTACTAAAAGATGTAGAACAAGGCTTCGATCGGGAAACCCTCAGTGTTATTCGTACTTTTACCAGCCAAACTATACTTACAATCGAAAATTTGCGCTTAGTAGCCGAGTCGCTGCAAAACGAACGATATAAGGAAGAATTAAAAATTGCTTCTTCGGTGCAAGAAAGCTTAATCCCGAAAACTTTCCCGAGCGATAGCTGGTTCGAAATCAGTTGCTTTAGCCAGGCCGCCAAAGAAGTAGGCGGTGACTTTTACGATTTTTTGCAGGTAAGCGAAAGCCGTATTGCTATCATTATCGGCGATGTATCGGGTAAAGGAATCACGGCAGCTTTTCACATGGCCCAAATGAAAGGCATTTTCCATGGTTTGATGCAAGATGATTTGCAACCCGTAGAATTTATGCAAAAGGCAAATAATGCGCTTACGCATTGCCTCGAACGTACATCGTTTATTACTGCTGCTCTGTATATTATTGATTATAAATTAAAAGGTTTCTTTTTTGCCCGGGCAGGTCATTGCCATACGTTATACTACAACTCCATGACCGAAGAAACGTTTTACTTTAATACCGAAGGTTTGGGATTAGGTATTATCCGGGATAAATCGTATGGTAAGCGCATCCATAACATGCACTACGATTATAACCCTGGCGACGTAATGATTATTTACACCGATGGTATTGTAGAAGCCCGTAGTTCCAGCCAAGACGAATACGGGGAAGACCGCTTGCGGGAAATGCTTAGTACTACATATCACCTGGAAGCAGATGATATTAAAGCGGCTATTATCAACGATTTAAATAATTTTAGCGGAGAATACATCCACGACGACCAAACTCTCATTGTGATTAAGTTCAGAAATGATCAACCAAATTTAATCTTGTGA
- a CDS encoding hemolysin family protein, producing the protein MIADVLLTIFLVLLNGFFVAAEFAIVKVRASQMELRAQTGNALAKVALNMVNNLDAYLSATQLGITLASLGLGWIGEKVVASIVINIMLWAGFQGDEALAHSIAIPIAFAVITILHIVFGELAPKSLAIQRSEATSLAVSVPLRVFYIISWPAIWFLNGFSNMILRAFGITPMHGSEVHSSEELRLLFEQSKESGAIQDSQHELMDNVFQFNDRMVKQIMVPRTKLAALDIDSPEEKILDMVFTEGYSRIPVFKETIDNIVGVLYVKDLLVIIRRGEAIDLTKLMRPPYFVPETKKIHRLLQHFQRTHMHMAIVSDEFGGVSGLVTMEDIMEELVGEIQDEYDEEIPVVEKINDFEYRVSTAASILDANDFLPYPLPEGEDYETVGGLINVIYGAIPEVGDTAIFNEYEFKVLEKSQRNIEIVLLKVTEDKRDDIL; encoded by the coding sequence ATGATAGCTGATGTTCTGCTTACTATTTTTTTAGTTTTACTTAATGGTTTTTTTGTTGCCGCCGAGTTTGCTATTGTTAAAGTACGGGCTTCCCAAATGGAGTTGCGTGCCCAAACCGGCAATGCTTTAGCTAAGGTGGCGCTAAATATGGTTAATAACCTTGATGCTTACTTATCAGCTACTCAGTTAGGTATAACCCTGGCGAGTTTGGGCTTAGGTTGGATTGGCGAAAAAGTAGTAGCCAGCATTGTTATTAACATTATGCTTTGGGCCGGTTTTCAAGGCGACGAAGCCCTGGCGCATAGCATTGCCATTCCGATTGCGTTTGCCGTTATTACTATTCTGCACATTGTTTTCGGGGAATTAGCGCCAAAATCGTTGGCTATTCAGCGTTCCGAGGCTACCAGTTTGGCAGTTTCAGTACCGTTGCGTGTTTTTTACATTATTTCGTGGCCAGCCATCTGGTTTTTAAACGGCTTTTCTAACATGATTTTGCGGGCATTTGGTATTACGCCCATGCATGGTTCCGAAGTTCACTCTTCCGAAGAGTTACGGTTATTGTTTGAGCAAAGCAAGGAAAGCGGCGCCATCCAGGACTCGCAACACGAACTAATGGACAATGTGTTTCAGTTTAATGACCGCATGGTAAAACAGATTATGGTACCGCGCACCAAACTGGCTGCCTTGGATATTGACTCTCCGGAAGAAAAAATACTGGACATGGTTTTTACTGAGGGGTATTCCCGCATTCCGGTTTTTAAAGAAACCATTGACAATATTGTGGGCGTGTTGTACGTCAAAGATTTGCTTGTAATTATTAGGCGGGGCGAAGCCATTGATCTTACTAAATTAATGCGCCCACCGTATTTTGTGCCGGAAACTAAAAAAATCCATCGGCTGCTCCAACATTTTCAGCGCACCCACATGCATATGGCTATTGTTTCGGATGAGTTTGGCGGCGTTTCGGGTTTAGTTACCATGGAAGATATTATGGAAGAATTGGTGGGCGAAATTCAAGACGAATATGATGAAGAGATTCCGGTAGTAGAAAAAATTAACGATTTTGAATACCGGGTAAGCACAGCCGCTTCTATCCTGGATGCGAACGATTTTCTACCCTATCCTTTACCCGAAGGCGAAGATTACGAGACCGTAGGTGGTTTAATTAACGTTATTTACGGTGCTATTCCCGAAGTAGGCGACACCGCTATATTTAATGAGTATGAGTTTAAAGTGCTCGAAAAATCACAGCGGAACATTGAGATAGTACTTCTTAAAGTAACGGAAGATAAACGGGATGATATTTTATAA
- a CDS encoding ATP-binding protein produces the protein MNNSIRISCDVDNLQRVRDFVRDFLSAYALNEQVKEDIVLAVDEISANLIIHANKKDSSKFIELTISSKRSNLLFEFTDQGVSYNPAKYLPPNVEEKIRDGIKGGLGMFLVHHIMDKVEFVSNNGTNYSRLYKNLANSIKSNQVLY, from the coding sequence ATGAATAACTCCATTCGGATTAGCTGTGACGTAGACAATTTGCAAAGAGTCCGGGACTTCGTCCGGGATTTCTTAAGCGCCTATGCTCTTAATGAACAAGTAAAGGAGGATATTGTGTTAGCGGTGGATGAAATAAGTGCCAACTTAATCATCCACGCTAACAAAAAAGACAGTAGTAAATTCATTGAATTAACTATTTCCAGTAAAAGAAGTAATCTCTTATTTGAGTTTACTGATCAGGGAGTTTCCTACAATCCTGCTAAATATTTACCCCCAAATGTTGAAGAAAAAATTAGAGACGGAATAAAGGGCGGATTAGGAATGTTTTTAGTTCATCATATAATGGATAAAGTCGAGTTTGTTTCCAACAATGGAACCAACTACAGTAGACTTTATAAAAACCTTGCTAACTCAATAAAATCTAATCAGGTTTTATACTAA
- a CDS encoding glycosyltransferase: MLPVTLLLVLLVCVLVQAAYAFYYFYPLSNYTAPNTTTSQVPVTVIICAHNEYENLQELLPALLSQEYSAFEIIVVNDRSTDETANLIRQWQRNYSQVRLVNIYETPAGFNSKKYALTLGIRVARYEYLLLTDADCKPLSNNWIESMQRGFARGADVIIGYSPYVKQPGFLNYLIRYETLLTAIQYLSFSLKKNAYMAVGRNVAYTKKCFYQNKGFASHIRILGGDDDLFVQDAVVRSTIDIEISKDAQTISKPKQTYSEWITQKRRHLQVGLQYKLSDRLRIGTFMLSNIFFYLIWFLMLLLQQYLWLLGILFLVRIIVLLAGYARIARKLNEQQSVIKMVALDAAYFLHYLFLGVSVLMFKKVRWK, translated from the coding sequence TTGCTCCCCGTTACTTTGCTATTGGTTTTGTTGGTTTGTGTGTTGGTGCAAGCTGCGTACGCTTTTTACTATTTTTATCCTTTAAGTAATTATACAGCTCCCAATACTACAACTAGCCAGGTGCCGGTAACGGTAATAATTTGCGCCCATAACGAGTACGAGAATTTGCAGGAACTTTTGCCCGCCTTGCTCAGCCAGGAATATTCTGCATTTGAAATAATTGTAGTGAATGACCGGTCTACCGACGAAACAGCTAATCTTATACGGCAATGGCAAAGGAATTACTCCCAGGTTCGGCTGGTAAATATTTATGAAACTCCTGCTGGGTTTAACTCAAAAAAATATGCCTTAACTTTGGGTATTCGGGTGGCCCGCTACGAGTATTTATTATTAACAGATGCCGATTGCAAGCCCCTAAGTAATAACTGGATAGAAAGTATGCAGCGCGGTTTTGCCCGGGGTGCCGATGTGATAATCGGGTATTCGCCTTACGTGAAACAACCCGGATTTTTGAACTATTTAATCCGGTATGAAACTTTGCTGACGGCAATCCAGTACTTATCATTTTCCTTGAAAAAAAATGCCTATATGGCCGTTGGCCGCAATGTAGCTTACACCAAAAAATGTTTTTATCAGAACAAAGGGTTTGCTTCTCATATAAGAATATTAGGAGGGGATGATGATTTATTTGTACAAGATGCCGTAGTCCGCAGCACCATTGATATCGAAATTAGTAAAGATGCGCAAACCATAAGTAAACCCAAACAAACCTATTCCGAATGGATTACCCAGAAAAGGCGCCACCTGCAGGTGGGCTTACAGTATAAACTATCCGATCGGCTGCGGATAGGAACTTTTATGTTATCGAACATTTTTTTTTATTTAATTTGGTTTCTTATGCTGTTATTGCAGCAATATTTATGGCTGCTGGGCATATTGTTTCTGGTACGGATTATCGTTCTATTGGCAGGGTACGCCCGTATAGCCCGGAAACTTAATGAACAGCAGTCGGTTATAAAGATGGTGGCCCTAGATGCGGCTTATTTTTTGCACTACCTTTTTCTGGGCGTATCTGTTTTAATGTTTAAAAAAGTAAGATGGAAGTAA
- the guaB gene encoding IMP dehydrogenase: MFSSSSKVLFEALTYDDVLLLPAYSEVLPKNCQTTTLLTRNIRLNIPFVSAAMDTVTEADMAIAMAQEGGIGMIHKNMSVKQQAEQVRKVKRSESGMIMDPVTLDENTTLADAFRIMKEFKIGGIPVTNGNGKLTGIITNRDLRFQKDTTLKVSEVMTKENLITAEKGIDLAKAEDILHQYRIEKLPVVDDSGKLIGLITYKDILKKKNRPNACKDEFGRLRVGAAVGVTPDVLTRVAALAEAGVDVISVDTAHGHSKGVLDAVKEIKKHFPKLDLIAGNVATAEGAKALANAGADAVKVGVGPGSICTTRIIAGIGVPQLSAVIEAVRGLEGTGIPVIADGGIKFSGDVVKAIAGGASTVMIGSLLAGSDEAPGEMVIYEGRKFKTYRGMGSIEAMEEGSKDRYFQDAEDDVKKLVPEGIVGRVPFKGSVAEVIYQMVGGLRAGMGYCGASDIARLKEAKMVKISAAGLRESHPHDVQITKEAPNYTR, translated from the coding sequence ATGTTCTCTTCTTCATCTAAAGTACTTTTTGAAGCACTCACCTACGACGATGTGCTTTTGCTCCCCGCTTATTCCGAAGTTTTACCTAAAAACTGCCAGACCACTACTCTCCTGACCCGCAACATTCGGTTAAATATTCCTTTTGTTTCGGCTGCAATGGATACAGTTACCGAAGCAGATATGGCCATTGCCATGGCTCAGGAAGGCGGAATTGGTATGATTCATAAAAACATGTCGGTGAAACAGCAAGCCGAACAAGTGCGCAAAGTAAAGCGCTCGGAGAGCGGCATGATCATGGATCCAGTAACTCTGGACGAGAACACTACGCTGGCCGATGCTTTCCGGATTATGAAAGAATTTAAAATTGGCGGTATTCCGGTAACAAATGGGAATGGTAAACTAACCGGTATTATTACTAATCGTGATTTGCGTTTTCAGAAAGACACCACACTAAAAGTATCGGAGGTAATGACGAAAGAAAACCTGATTACAGCCGAAAAAGGTATTGATTTAGCAAAAGCTGAAGATATTTTACACCAATACCGCATTGAAAAATTGCCCGTAGTGGATGACAGTGGCAAGCTGATTGGCTTAATTACGTATAAAGATATCCTGAAAAAGAAAAACCGCCCGAACGCTTGTAAAGACGAATTTGGCCGTTTACGGGTAGGGGCTGCTGTTGGGGTAACTCCCGATGTATTAACCCGGGTAGCTGCTTTGGCCGAGGCTGGGGTAGATGTTATTAGCGTGGACACGGCTCATGGCCATTCAAAAGGAGTACTGGATGCGGTTAAAGAAATAAAAAAACATTTCCCTAAGCTTGATTTGATTGCGGGCAACGTAGCTACTGCCGAAGGGGCTAAAGCTTTGGCCAATGCCGGAGCAGATGCTGTAAAAGTGGGAGTTGGACCGGGTAGTATCTGTACTACCCGCATAATTGCTGGTATTGGCGTACCCCAACTTTCGGCGGTAATAGAAGCAGTACGAGGCTTGGAAGGTACCGGAATACCTGTAATTGCCGATGGTGGCATTAAATTCTCCGGCGACGTAGTAAAAGCCATTGCTGGCGGGGCCAGTACCGTAATGATCGGGTCCTTACTTGCCGGTTCCGATGAGGCACCCGGCGAAATGGTTATTTACGAAGGCCGTAAATTTAAAACGTACCGCGGCATGGGTTCTATCGAAGCTATGGAAGAAGGTTCGAAAGACCGGTATTTTCAGGATGCTGAAGACGACGTAAAGAAGTTAGTACCGGAAGGAATTGTGGGCCGGGTGCCTTTTAAAGGCTCAGTAGCCGAAGTAATTTACCAAATGGTAGGTGGCTTGCGGGCGGGTATGGGTTATTGCGGTGCTTCGGATATTGCCCGTTTAAAAGAAGCCAAAATGGTAAAAATATCAGCTGCTGGTTTGCGCGAAAGCCATCCGCACGATGTACAAATTACCAAAGAAGCTCCTAATTATACCCGTTAA